The genomic segment AATGGGCCAGACACTTTTGCCATGGGCACGACCCGTCTGCTGAAGGGCTTCGAGGTGGAGCTCTACACCGGTCGCCCCGATGGCACCGTGGTGGGCTGTGCGGCCGATGCGGCCAGGGAACTGGAGGGTTTCGTCACCGAGCCCGACCAACGCAACCTCGAATACATCACCGCCCCCGACGCCAGCTACACCACCCAAAGGAAGCTGCTGCTGGAGCCCCGCAGGCGCCTGCGCCAGTGGCTTGCCCCCAGGGGCCTAACCCTGCTGCCGGGCAGCACCTTGAGCCTGGGCGACAGCCACCGCTTTGAGCGCTCAGACCCCCTAAACGACTACCACGGCTACATCGAGAGCACCTATGGCACCCGGGTGGTCACCGCCAGCGTGCACATCAACCTGGGGGTCCCATCGATGGACGCCCTGTTTGCGGGCCTGCGCTTGCTGCGCTGTGAGGCGGCCCTGCTGCTTGCCCTAAGTGCCAGCTCCCCCTTCCTCGATGGGGCCCCCACCGGCGCCCATTCCCAGCGCTGGCTGCAATTTCCCCTAACTCCAGCCCAGGTGCCCCTGTTCAAGGACCAGGCCCACTACATCGAATGGATGGATGAACAGCTGGCGGCGGGCACGATGCAAAACGTGCGGCACCTCTGGACCTCCGTGCGGCCCAATGGCGACAACAGGCCCCATGACCTCAACCGCCTGGAGATTCGCATTTGCGATTTGGTCAGTGATCCCGACCTCCTGCTGGCCATCACGGCCTTTATTGAGCTGAGGCTCCAGCAGCTGTGGCAAGAGAGCGGGCGCTGGGATCCGCTCCTGGCCAGCAGCCTGGGCACCAGCGAATTGGCCGCCCTGGCCGATGCCAACGATCAAGCCGCGGCCCGCAGCAGCCTGGATGCCCAGCTGCAGCAGTGGAGCAATGGGGAGCCCATCGCTGCCCGCGACTGGCTGGCTTCCCTGCTGGCCTCAATGGCGCCCCTGGCCGAACAACTGGAGCTCACAGGCCGGCTCAGCCCCCTGCAAAATGTGCTGGAGCAGGGCAACCAGGCCATGCGTTGGCTCAGTCGCCATCAGGCCGGAGAAGGGATCGGCGCAATCTTGGCCAGCGAAGTCCGCTTGATGGACAGCCAGGAGAGGGATCCTTTGGGATGATCAGCTCCACGAGCACTGGCCTTCCGGCCCCCATGCCGCAGAAACTGCCCAACCCAACCCCGCCAGCCAGCGACCCATCCCCCCGGGTGACTCGTCTGCTGGGCGAGCGGCTCGAGCTGGTAGAAGACCTGTGGCAAACCGTGCTGCGCAGTGAATGTCCGCCTGAGCAGGCCGAGCGGCTACTGCGCCTCAAACAACTCAGCGAACCGGCGGAAGCCGCCGATGCGGCCGCGGCCATCGTGCAGCTGATCCGGGAGATGGATCTGGCCGAGGCGATCGCCGCCGCCAGGGCCTTCTCCCTCTACTTCCAGCTGGTCAACATCCTCGAGCAACACATCGAGGAAGACAGCTACCTCGACAGCCTGAAAACTTTGGTCGAGCCCGTTGACACCGATCCTTTTTTGCCGGCCCTGGCCAGCCAGAGCGATCCGGCCACCTTCCGCCAATTGTTTGAACGCCTAAGGGCCCTGAACGTGCCGCCGGCCCAGCTGGAAAACCTGCTGCGCGACCTTGACCTGCGCCTGGTGTTTACGGCCCACCCCACCGAAATCGTGCGCCACACCGTGCGGCACAAGCAAAGGCGGGTGGCAAACCTGATCCAAAAGCTGGAGCAGGACGAACTGCTCAACAGCCTGGAGCGCCGCAGCCTAAGGATGCAGCTGGAGGAGGAGATCCGCCTCTGGTGGCGCACCGATGAGCTGCACCAGTTCAAACCCACCGTGCTCGATGAGGTGGATTACGCCCTGCACTACTTCCAGCAGGTGCTGTTTGATGCGATGCCCCAGCTGCGCCAGCGAATTCGCACGGCCCTGGGCGTCAGCTATCCGGATGTGGAGCCGCCCCGGGATGCCTTCTGCACCTTTGGCTCCTGGGTTGGTTCAGACCGCGATGGCAACCCCTCGGTAACCCCGGAGATCACCTGGCGTACGGCCTGTTATCAGCGGCAGCTGATGCTCGAGCGCTACATCAAATCGGTCGGTGAACTGCGCGACCAACTGAGCATTTCAATGCAGTGGAGCCAGGTGAGCCCGGCCCTGCTCGAATCGCTGGAGATGGACCGGCTGCGCTTTCCGGAGATTTACGAACAGCGCGCCGCCCGCTACCGCCTGGAGCCCTACCGGCTCAAGCTCAGCTACACCCTTGAGCGCCTAAGGCTCACCCACAGCCGCAACCAACACCTCGCCGAGGTGGGTTGGGAATCCCCCTGGGATGGCCAGGGCAACTCCAGCCAGGAGCTGCACTACAGCACCGTTGATGAATTCAGAAGTGATCTGGAGCTAATCCAGGGGAGCCTCGAGGGCACTGGCTTGAGCTGCGAAGCACTGCAGCATCTGATCAGCCAAGCCCAAATCTTTGCCTTCTGCCTGGCGAGCCTGGATATTCGCCAGGAGAGCACCCGCCACAGTGCCGCCCTAGATGAGCTGAGCCGCTACCTCCAACTGGCCGTGCCCTACGGCGAGATGGATGAGCAGCAGCGGGTTACCTGGCTGCTCTCTGAGCTGCAAACCCGCCGCCCCCTGATACCGGTGGCAGCCAGCTGGAGCGAAGCCACCGCAGAAACGATTGCCGTGTTCCGAATGCTGCAACGGCTGCAGCAGGAGTTTGGCCAGCGCATCTGCCGCACCTACGTGATCTCGATGAGTCACACGGTCTCCGACCTCCTGGAGGTGCTGCTGCTGGCCAAGGAGGCCGGCCTGGTGGATCCGATGGCCCAAATGGCCACCCTGCTGGTGGTCCCCCTTTTTGAAACGGTGGAAGACCTCCAGGGGGCGCCCGAGGTGATGGAGCAGCTATTCAGCCAGCCCTTCTACCGCCGCTTACTTACCAGCAACGAGGCCAACCAGCCCCTGCAGGAAGTGATGTTGGGCTACTCCGACAGCAACAAGGATTCCGGCTTCCTTTCCAGCAACTGGGAAATCCACAAGGCCCAGATCGCCCTGCAGGCCATCGCCATCGGCAATGGGGTGGCCCTGCGGATCTTCCACGGCCGGGGGGGCTCGGTGGGACGCGGCGGCGGCCCTGCCTACCAGGCAATTCTGGCCCAACCCGGCGGCACCCTGGGCGGCCGGATCAAGATCACCGAACAGGGGGAGGTGCTCGCCTCCAAGTACTCCCTGCCGGAGCTGGCCCTCTACAACCTGGAAACGGTCACCACCGCCGTGCTGCAAAACAGCTTGGTGAGTGCACCGGTCGATGCAAACCCCAGCTGGAACTCCCTGATGGGCCGCCTGGCCGCCCGCTCCCGCGACCACTACCGCGCCCTGGTCCACGACAATCCAGACCTGGTGGCCTTCTTTCAGCAGGTCACCCCGATAGAAGAGATCAGCAAACTGCAGATTTCCAGCCGGCCGGCCCGCCGTAAGGGGGGAGCCAAGGATCTCTCGAGCCTGCGGGCCATCCCCTGGGTATTCGGCTGGACCCAGAGCCGTTTCCTGTTGCCCAGCTGGTTTGGGGTGGGGGCCGCCCTGCAGGACGAGCTGGAGCAGGACGCCCAACAGCTGGAGCTATTGCGGCTGCTCTACCAGCGCTGGCCCTTCTTCCGGATGCTGATTTCCAAGGTGGAAATGACCCTGTCCAAGGTCGACATCGACCTGGCCCACCACTACGTACAAGCCCTGGGTCGCCCCGAAAACAAAGAGGCCTTCGAGCAAATCTTCGAGACCATCGCCACTGAATTTGCCCTAACCCGCGACCTGGTGTTGCAGATTTCCGGCCACACCCGCCTGCTCGATGGGGATCCCGCCCTGCAGCTCTCCGTGGACCTGCGCAACCGCACGATCATTCCCCTGGGCTTTTTGCAGGTGGCCCTGCTGCGGCGCCTCCGCGATCAAAACCGCCAGCCCCCGATGAGTGAGGCGATTGGCAGCAGCGAAGACGGCCGCACCTACAGCCGCAGCGAGTTGCTGCGCGGTGCCCTGCTCACCATCAATGGCATTGCCGCT from the Cyanobium sp. WAJ14-Wanaka genome contains:
- the gshA gene encoding glutamate--cysteine ligase, with the translated sequence MGTTRLLKGFEVELYTGRPDGTVVGCAADAARELEGFVTEPDQRNLEYITAPDASYTTQRKLLLEPRRRLRQWLAPRGLTLLPGSTLSLGDSHRFERSDPLNDYHGYIESTYGTRVVTASVHINLGVPSMDALFAGLRLLRCEAALLLALSASSPFLDGAPTGAHSQRWLQFPLTPAQVPLFKDQAHYIEWMDEQLAAGTMQNVRHLWTSVRPNGDNRPHDLNRLEIRICDLVSDPDLLLAITAFIELRLQQLWQESGRWDPLLASSLGTSELAALADANDQAAARSSLDAQLQQWSNGEPIAARDWLASLLASMAPLAEQLELTGRLSPLQNVLEQGNQAMRWLSRHQAGEGIGAILASEVRLMDSQERDPLG
- the ppc gene encoding phosphoenolpyruvate carboxylase; amino-acid sequence: MPQKLPNPTPPASDPSPRVTRLLGERLELVEDLWQTVLRSECPPEQAERLLRLKQLSEPAEAADAAAAIVQLIREMDLAEAIAAARAFSLYFQLVNILEQHIEEDSYLDSLKTLVEPVDTDPFLPALASQSDPATFRQLFERLRALNVPPAQLENLLRDLDLRLVFTAHPTEIVRHTVRHKQRRVANLIQKLEQDELLNSLERRSLRMQLEEEIRLWWRTDELHQFKPTVLDEVDYALHYFQQVLFDAMPQLRQRIRTALGVSYPDVEPPRDAFCTFGSWVGSDRDGNPSVTPEITWRTACYQRQLMLERYIKSVGELRDQLSISMQWSQVSPALLESLEMDRLRFPEIYEQRAARYRLEPYRLKLSYTLERLRLTHSRNQHLAEVGWESPWDGQGNSSQELHYSTVDEFRSDLELIQGSLEGTGLSCEALQHLISQAQIFAFCLASLDIRQESTRHSAALDELSRYLQLAVPYGEMDEQQRVTWLLSELQTRRPLIPVAASWSEATAETIAVFRMLQRLQQEFGQRICRTYVISMSHTVSDLLEVLLLAKEAGLVDPMAQMATLLVVPLFETVEDLQGAPEVMEQLFSQPFYRRLLTSNEANQPLQEVMLGYSDSNKDSGFLSSNWEIHKAQIALQAIAIGNGVALRIFHGRGGSVGRGGGPAYQAILAQPGGTLGGRIKITEQGEVLASKYSLPELALYNLETVTTAVLQNSLVSAPVDANPSWNSLMGRLAARSRDHYRALVHDNPDLVAFFQQVTPIEEISKLQISSRPARRKGGAKDLSSLRAIPWVFGWTQSRFLLPSWFGVGAALQDELEQDAQQLELLRLLYQRWPFFRMLISKVEMTLSKVDIDLAHHYVQALGRPENKEAFEQIFETIATEFALTRDLVLQISGHTRLLDGDPALQLSVDLRNRTIIPLGFLQVALLRRLRDQNRQPPMSEAIGSSEDGRTYSRSELLRGALLTINGIAAGMRNTG